The stretch of DNA aaaactgATTTACCATATTTTCCGAGAAGAGTATATTCCATAAGCTTTTCATGGAATCCCGAGATTTCTAACCAGCCATCAAACAGAACTTTTCTaaatcaacaagaaaacaaaaacagAAAATATGTGCACCTGCCGAGCAAGAGAAAGAGCATGGTATTGCATTCGCGGGCTGCGACCAATATCACCAAGAACCACCACTGCGGCCCTATTTCTCGGCGGCATAGCCAATGATCTGTCcactataataaaaaaaactcaatTCAATATACTAAATCTTACGTAAACTGgattaaaatatgaaaacacGTGCATAAAACGGATACAAAAACAACAAGACAAATACATAAAAACCTCCATTCTCAAAACCCTAGAATTTCAAATACCGTGATCCCTCAAATCCATGCCTACCTCACAGATAGAAAATAGAACAACATACTCACCGCGAAATAGAAAAAAATCTCCCCCGCAATCCGCGAAACAAAGCTCCAAATCAACGGTGTTACAAGAACCTGGGCACGGTTGGTCTAAGTAAAAAACCGTCGATCAAAAGCACTTTTTTCGTCTTCGCCCGTTTTCAACGAAGCCACGGCAGAGGTTTTTTTTCCTTGTTTTTTATATAttgtttgaaaaaataaataatttttttaaaaaaaacgggCAAAGGCAAAAAAGcgcataaataaaaaaatatttatatcctactttttaattaaattttttatttatacatttaatttaattaaaaaatagtataaattaaaacaaatatcaattaataaaattttaaataaaacaacaaaTACACGATTGAACATGTATTGTCTAACTAAATCAATGTAATAATCtcttaaaatcaaaataaaatatgtggCACTGTGTAAATAACAATTTTTGTGTGCAAATAAACACTTTTCATTTTTATATgatgtttttataaaaaaaaaacaaattgtatgtatttacaattatttttattaaaaattatactaCAATCTAATcattattttatcaaataagTAATTGTAGTTTAAGGAGAATGCTATAATTTGAGGTCATGGATTTTGCATatgaaaatttgaagaaaagGGTCATGGGATTCAGGACATTTGAATTTCTAACTCTCCCACcacatttatttaaaaaagatGGCATTTAGGTTGTTAAAAACAACAGTTGTATCATGCAATTTTAACAAACAGACGTCAAATACGGAGagaatgtatttttcaaaatttcttaaaaaattctcgagatagattttttaaaataaaaattatagattAAAATTCCAATAATTATGGGTATCAAAACCATTTGAATTGAAATCAAAGGCCGTGTTCCAACACCAGCAATCCATTAACTGTAAACCAACCCCTTCACAGATGATAAGAATGATCATCATCCAAACACAATAAACTATAATCTTCCTCCCAGAAAAAGGTTAAAAAACACCAGATATCTCCACTCACTGTTAGTTTCAATAATGCAATGAAGATATTGCAACTGATCCATTATAGTGTTCTTCCCAGTGTTCCAATATTCCATCCTCTTTCCTTTTCTCTATGACTTTGCTTCTGCTGAGCATCCCTCCTTGTTGCCGTTCTTCTGGCCGTGCCAAGCAGCATGCGTTGGCCATTTCTCCCTCTGCTCCCAATCGAGACTCTCACCTTCTCCATCCCAACATTCACTCCAATACGTCTCATATGTGGCTGCATTGGAGATTTGGTGTTAATTTTCTTTTGAAGGCTTCTTCGCAGTGCACTACTTTGCTTCTTACTTGCGTTTCTATGCTGTTTAGGACTATCGGACGGAGTCTGCTCGAGCAAAAGctcatttttttcttcttcataaGTATCAGCCTCCTTATCTGATTGGATTGTTCTTAGTGGTAGAAAAGGGGGATGTAACTTGGCTGTTCTGAGTGAACTAGGAAGTGGGATTAGAGAGTTACGCCTTGGAGCGACTGGTGCCATGTAAATTTTTGGTATAGCTGTGCTAAGAGATGCACGGCCTGTTCTCTTTGGAAGTTGTAATAATTGTTCAGCAATATCAGGGTTATTTTCCTTTTCTGTCAAGTTATCATTCGTGGTATGTTCATCCTTGTGAGTTGGGTGAAATGGGACTTTGTTGTTGTCTCCAAAAGAACAAGGGGCATTTTCAAAATGAGCTTTTTGAGCACCAAGAGTTTTAGTTGCAAGTGGTGGTCTCACTAGTTCGCAGCTATGCTCCTCTTGCTGTTGGTTCTTTTCTTGTTGTTGCTGTTCTTGTTGCTGCTGTTGTTCTGCTATTTTCGAGTCCACATGCTGCCGTGCTAGCTTTCTCTCTACCAGAAGTTGTGATTCCAATTCTTTGATCTGAAATGTAAAACGAGGTAATATTGCTAGGATATTTTGATCATTTGATGATCTAAATTATCACAAAAGTAAAAAGAATATATTGAAACGAAAACAAATTGAGAAAAATGGGGATTGGGAAAATTGATTCAAGAAAGTTACAAAGGAAACATGATATAACCTCTTTGGAAACCACATATTTTTTTAGCTGTATACCTTTTCttgaagatttttatttttcacgTCTTTGTCTTTCATCTTGATCTCAAGACCATGATTAATATCCTCCATCTTCTTAACTTGAAGATCTTTACTCTTCAACTCTTGTCGAAGTTTATCGACCTTCATTTTTTGAAGAAACAAGAACCGATACCACTATGAAATTTGaggacaaatttattttaaaaaaattatcataattCATTCATTACCATTTGTTTGAATTTGAGGATCTCGGTGTTGTCCATTTGCCTCTTTGCAGGACCCAGTTCTATTCCTCGAACTCGACTGGCAAAATTTAATGAGCAAAGAGTCTCAGTGAGGTCATTTTCATTTGGACTGATCTGTACAAACATCAATGTCTTTGAATCTCCACCTGTAATTACAAAGTCCACGTATTTTGTTATAAACACTTTCCCAGTACTACTTCTTCAAATAACAAGAACATATTTATAATACACGACATTACTTATAAGAGTTGATACCTAATGAATCTTGGAGCAAGTGAGTGAGTTTCGAATTCCTGCACCCAAATGAGAGCAGAAAACTTAGACAGAGTATCCAAATAGAATGAGTATACTCGATGTCTATATCTCTGGATTAGCATAAAAAGGACAAAACgaattttgaaacataatatCATCTATGCATACCTGAAGGGGATGTGTGTGCACTTAGCTGCAAGTGCGGATATCACATCTCCTAGTGCAGAAAGCGATCTATTGATATTCTGTGTTTCTTTTAGTCTATCGCCCTGAACTTCCGTTTTAGCTATTCTTTCACTTCCTGCTAAGTCAACCAACCATAGTTTGCTTTTGGTGCATTCTCCATTTAGAAGATTCTCTCCTTTCACAATCACACAATGCATGCTGCATTTTTAAGaagcaacaaaattttaaaaattaatcagTTCTTTTTCGTGACATTGCTCCATCAATAAGACAGACATTCGGAGAAAAAGCAGACCAATGTGATCGGCTACTATGCTCATTAACATTAGTTGATCCAACGGCCCTGAAATTGCTTCCTGTTTGAAGGACTTCCCACACCTCACTCACATTGTTCACACGAGCTTCGGTTACTCCTGGAACATGATGCCCTCCATCACCTACTTGTTTTATCTCAAGCCTGGATTTCAAAGATTTCAAGTCTTAGAATTTTTGGATGCATGCTTTTGGACTGTGGTGGCTATACATGACTTAAAAACATGAAATAAAGACCCTACGAGTTCAACAAGGCTAGTACCTCTTTGCAGTGAGTCCAGTTTGTGAGTCTGAAGCTAATAAATCCCTTAGTTGTTCATTGTAAACTTCCAAGACACTTACTGATATTTCATATCTAAATGTGTTTTTACGCTCTTCAATTATGTGAAATAGCTTCTCAAGAGTTCTATAGTTAACCCCCCGAGCATCTTTTGTTCCTTCCATAGTAAATGTTTTACCAGTTCCTGTTTGGCCGTATGCAAATATACACGCATTGTATCCGTCTAGTACTGAAGTTGCAAGTGGAGCTgtatcctcaaaaacatcaacTACTCAGAAGAAAATGCACAATGTTACATTAGTTTTTTGTTAGGACAAGAATGTAACTATTGTCAGCACAAGATACTGGTCTATTACAATCACCTTGGTTTGCCTCTGGACTAAAAACTGCATCATATTTAAAGGTTTTCTTCGAGATCCCATTTGACTTGATTGTTAGCTCGCCATCCTTTGCGGATTCAAAGTCAACGACCTGTGAAGCTCCTCCAGCAAGCTCTTCAGCATTCAAAGGTCGACATCGACAAAATACTCTAATGTTTCCTGAGGAAGTATGATTATAAATTGAGTATTTTCCCAGTTTATAGTCCTATTTGACATGATACAGTCAATTAATCCATTCCTGTACCTTTCAAGTCCAGAACCTTGTTATAAAGTTCTTTTGTCAATTTTGCCTCCTTGAGGTACTTGCATTTTATATCTTCATACAATTCGACTTGCTGTTGTACTGTCAACAAAGACacttaaaaatagaaaaaacaagCACACAAATACACAGATTTGACAGCCTTTTAAGATACTAGGCAGTTGATTTTGCAAGATGTAGATCTCTGGATTGAgtcaggaaaaaaaaaaatcaaagattgAAAAGAAATTACTTGTGGACTGAACAATAGACTTAACACCCTCCATATCTGCCACATATTGCTTAAATGTTGAAGCCTCTTCTGAAAGTTTGATTTGATCCATCTTCAGAATCTGCAATATCGAACAAGTTGATACAGTAAATATATGTTCCACTTGAGTGGATTATATCAGATgtcaaaatggtcattttgttACCTTTGATTTTTTAGTCAAGTATCTCAGTGATGAAAACCATCTACTCTTTTCTTTCACCTGGCCTTCGATTGCAAAAGCtgataaagaaaaaaaacaaaaaaaaaaaaaatcgatctTGGTGGCAAaacatataattttataaaaaatgacACACTAAATGTCACTCTTTTCATGACTTTCTCACCCAATGATCCCACATGCATTGATTTACGCATAAGCTCGTTTTGAAGCTCTTTCAAAGACTTCCAAGCTTCTTGACATTCTAGACTCTTCAGTTCATTGTCCGTCTTTAGCTTTTCAAGAACCTTTTTCGTTTCTGATAGTTCCTTCGCTTGTGATTCATGTTCCACTTGAAGCCTCCAAAAATTTCCATCAACGGAATTATCATAGATATCCTAATTACATATCATTAAAAGAGAAAATAAGTTGCCAAGTAAAATCTACATATGTTTATGATCCTACTTTTGAAGTATCTAACAAGCATTCGATTAATGTTGAA from Primulina tabacum isolate GXHZ01 chromosome 3, ASM2559414v2, whole genome shotgun sequence encodes:
- the LOC142540684 gene encoding kinesin-like protein KIN-14Q, whose product is MGDFEWHDPLLMTDVSRQEEQDRRQNHCKFECSLESSMTGNLDDSSPTKIDGRSVLGFSLTSPDLVLCVGSPDISKQRYEDSPDISNRRYEDSPENPSGGSPINVSLENGIKGPEIRDSIETPLAKMGDLSTESSFELAAPPLVREDLSEYVMRINVGSSTSLPFQDGVPFSEDRGFSGGDTVKTEDPIISDGKECPGLYQTARLGNCSYHFENLESGMYLVDLHFAELVFTAGPLGMRIFDIYLQEQKVISSLDIYASVGANKALVISDLKTYVDRDKVLSIRSEGVNGSPIICGISIRKDSSEIFGIGDGKLLGRVGSTGMLQFKLSKDIYDNSVDGNFWRLQVEHESQAKELSETKKVLEKLKTDNELKSLECQEAWKSLKELQNELMRKSMHVGSLAFAIEGQVKEKSRWFSSLRYLTKKSKILKMDQIKLSEEASTFKQYVADMEGVKSIVQSTIQQQVELYEDIKCKYLKEAKLTKELYNKVLDLKGNIRVFCRCRPLNAEELAGGASQVVDFESAKDGELTIKSNGISKKTFKYDAVFSPEANQVDVFEDTAPLATSVLDGYNACIFAYGQTGTGKTFTMEGTKDARGVNYRTLEKLFHIIEERKNTFRYEISVSVLEVYNEQLRDLLASDSQTGLTAKRLEIKQVGDGGHHVPGVTEARVNNVSEVWEVLQTGSNFRAVGSTNVNEHSSRSHCMHCVIVKGENLLNGECTKSKLWLVDLAGSERIAKTEVQGDRLKETQNINRSLSALGDVISALAAKCTHIPFRNSKLTHLLQDSLGGDSKTLMFVQISPNENDLTETLCSLNFASRVRGIELGPAKRQMDNTEILKFKQMVDKLRQELKSKDLQVKKMEDINHGLEIKMKDKDVKNKNLQEKIKELESQLLVERKLARQHVDSKIAEQQQQQEQQQQEKNQQQEEHSCELVRPPLATKTLGAQKAHFENAPCSFGDNNKVPFHPTHKDEHTTNDNLTEKENNPDIAEQLLQLPKRTGRASLSTAIPKIYMAPVAPRRNSLIPLPSSLRTAKLHPPFLPLRTIQSDKEADTYEEEKNELLLEQTPSDSPKQHRNASKKQSSALRRSLQKKINTKSPMQPHMRRIGVNVGMEKVRVSIGSRGRNGQRMLLGTARRTATRRDAQQKQSHREKERGWNIGTLGRTL